GCTGCACCGCGAGTTACCGCCGGCTCCGGGACGGGATCCGCGACTACTACCGGCACTGGTACCCGCTGTCGGCGGCGGCGCGCCGGCGACCGGCCCTCAACCCCGGCGCCGGCCGGGTGAGCGCGCTGTGCGCGGAGCCGAGCGCGGCGCACGCCGTGCTGCGGGCCATGCTCGCGCCGCACCGGGCGAGCGGCCTGCTGGACCTGCGGCTCGGGCACCGCCCCGTCGCGGCGACCACCGACGGCGACGCCGTCACCAGCGTGACGCTGCGCGACCTCGACTCCGGCGAGGACGTCACGGTGACCGCCGCGTACTTCCTGGACGCCACGGAGACCGGCGAGCTGCTGCCGCTCACCGGCACCGAGTACGTCACGGGGTTCGAGTCGCAGGCCGACACCGGGGAGCCGAGCGCCCCCGCGCGGCGGCAGCCGCTCAACATGCAGGCCGCCTCCTGGTGCTTCGCCGTCGAGCACCGGGCCGGCGAGGACCACACCATCGACAAGCCCGACGACTACGGCTTCTGGCGCGACTACCGCCCCCCGTACTGGCCCGACCGGATGTTCAGCATGGTCGCGCCCAAGCCGCAGACGCTGCGGCCGGCGACCCGCGTGCTGATCCCCGACCCCGCGCCGGGCGAACCCGCCCTGCAGGGCCTGGCGGGCGACCTCGACCTGTGGGCCTTCCGCCGCGTCCTCGCCCGCTCCTCGTTCGAGGACGGCGCGCTCGCCGGCGACGTCGTCATCGTCAACTGGCCGATGATCGACTACGTCGAGGGGCCGCTGTACGAGGTCGAGCCCGCGGCGGCCGCGCGCCACCTGGCCGGCGCACGGCAGATGAGCCTCTCCTTCCTCTACTGGATGCAGACGGAGATGCCGCGCCCCGACGGGAGTACCGGGCTGCCCGGACTGCGGCTGCGCGGCGACGTCGTGGGCACGGCGGACGGGCTGTGCATGGGCCCGTACATCCGCGAATCCCGGCGCATCCGGGCCGTGTACACGGTGACGGAGCAGGACGTGTCCCTCGCGATACGGGGTGATCGCGGGGCGGTCGCGTACGAGGACTCGGTCGGCATCGGGTCGTACCGCATCGACCTGCACCCCTCCACCGGCGGCGACAACTACATCGACGTGGCCTCCTCGCCCTTCCGTATCCCGCTGGGCGCCCTGCTGCCCGAGCGGATGTGCAACCTGCTGCCCGCCGCCAAGAACATCGGCACCACCCACCTCACCAACGGCTGCTACCGGCTGCATCCGGTCGAGTGGAACGCCGGCGAGGCCGCGGGACTCCTCGCCGCGTACTGCCTGCGCCACCGCACCACCCCGCACCAGGTCCGCGCCCAGCCCGCCCGACTCGCGGACTACCAGAGCGCGTTGACCGGCCACGGCGTCGAGATCGCCTGGCCCGACATCCGCGGTTACTGAACCCGAGGGAGCGAGAA
The Streptomyces sp. CNQ-509 DNA segment above includes these coding regions:
- a CDS encoding FAD-dependent oxidoreductase, with the protein product MTELRTDIAVVGGGLGGVAAALAAARSGLRVLLTEEYDWVGGQLTVQGTPPDEHPWIEQFGCTASYRRLRDGIRDYYRHWYPLSAAARRRPALNPGAGRVSALCAEPSAAHAVLRAMLAPHRASGLLDLRLGHRPVAATTDGDAVTSVTLRDLDSGEDVTVTAAYFLDATETGELLPLTGTEYVTGFESQADTGEPSAPARRQPLNMQAASWCFAVEHRAGEDHTIDKPDDYGFWRDYRPPYWPDRMFSMVAPKPQTLRPATRVLIPDPAPGEPALQGLAGDLDLWAFRRVLARSSFEDGALAGDVVIVNWPMIDYVEGPLYEVEPAAAARHLAGARQMSLSFLYWMQTEMPRPDGSTGLPGLRLRGDVVGTADGLCMGPYIRESRRIRAVYTVTEQDVSLAIRGDRGAVAYEDSVGIGSYRIDLHPSTGGDNYIDVASSPFRIPLGALLPERMCNLLPAAKNIGTTHLTNGCYRLHPVEWNAGEAAGLLAAYCLRHRTTPHQVRAQPARLADYQSALTGHGVEIAWPDIRGY